A section of the Procambarus clarkii isolate CNS0578487 chromosome 68, FALCON_Pclarkii_2.0, whole genome shotgun sequence genome encodes:
- the LOC138355647 gene encoding uncharacterized protein, whose amino-acid sequence MESSESVWCYMLAQDGEFKRETKDWVYLTPQAEGEQLLDLVQDSFLTQHVAEPTRGNIMLVLVVTSQEGMIDQIQPGRLHNTALRADTARKTTQYSPQGRHSPEDYTTQPGRLHNTARKTTQHSPQGRHSPEDYTIQPSGQTQPGRLHNTARKTTQHSPEDYTTQPSGQTQPGRLHNTALRADTARKTTQHSPQGRHSPEDYTTQPSGQTQPGRLHNTARKTTQHSPEDYTTQPSGQTQPGRLHNTAQKTTQYSPQGRHSPEDYTIQPSGQTQPGRLHNTALRADTARKTTQHSPEDYTTQPGRLHNTALRADTARKTTQHSPEDYTTQPGRLHNTARKTTQHSPEDYTTQPGRLHNTALRADTARKTTQYSPQGRHSPEDYTTQPGRLHNTARKTTQHSPQGRHSPEDYTTQPSGQTQPGRLHNTALRADTARKTTQHSPEDYTTQPGRLHNTALRADTARKTTQHSPEDYTTQPGRLHNTALRADTARKTTQHSPEDYTTQPGRLHNTARKTTQHSPEDYTTQPSGQTQPGRLHNTARKTTQHSPEDYTTQPSGQTQPGRLHNTALRADTARKTTQHSPQGRHSPEDYTTQPSGQTQPGRLHNTALRADTARKTTQHSPEDYTTQPGRLHKTSLRADTAQKTTQHSPQGRHSPEDYTTQPGRLHNTALRADTARKTTQHSPEDYTTQPGRLHNTALRADTARKTTQHSPEDYTTQPSGQTQPRRLHNTALRADTAQKTTQHSPQGRQPSGQTATKETACFSSHNTKC is encoded by the coding sequence CCCGGAAGACTACACAACACAGCCCTCAGGGCAGACACAGCCCGGAAGACTACACAATACAGCCCTCAGGGCAGACACAGCCCGGAAGACTACACAACACAGCCCGGAAGACTACACAACACAGCCCGGAAGACTACACAACACAGCCCTCAGGGCAGACACAGCCCGGAAGACTACACAATACAGCCCTCAGGGCAGACACAGCCCGGAAGACTACACAACACAGCCCGGAAGACTACACAACACAGCCCGGAAGACTACACAACACAGCCCTCAGGGCAGACACAGCCCGGAAGACTACACAATACAGCCCTCAGGGCAGACACAGCCCGGAAGACTACACAACACAGCCCTCAGGGCAGACACAGCCCGGAAGACTACACAACACAGCCCTCAGGGCAGACACAGCCCGGAAGACTACACAACACAGCCCGGAAGACTACACAACACAGCCCGGAAGACTACACAACACAGCCCTCAGGGCAGACACAGCCCGGAAGACTACACAACACAGCCCAGAAGACTACACAATACAGCCCTCAGGGCAGACACAGCCCGGAAGACTACACAATACAGCCCTCAGGGCAGACACAGCCCGGAAGACTACACAACACAGCCCTCAGGGCAGACACAGCCCGGAAGACTACACAACACAGCCCGGAAGACTACACAACACAGCCCGGAAGACTACACAACACAGCCCTCAGGGCAGACACAGCCCGGAAGACTACACAACACAGCCCGGAAGACTACACAACACAGCCCGGAAGACTACACAACACAGCCCGGAAGACTACACAACACAGCCCGGAAGACTACACAACACAGCCCGGAAGACTACACAACACAGCCCTCAGGGCAGACACAGCCCGGAAGACTACACAATACAGCCCTCAGGGCAGACACAGCCCGGAAGACTACACAACACAGCCCGGAAGACTACACAACACAGCCCGGAAGACTACACAACACAGCCCTCAGGGCAGACACAGCCCGGAAGACTACACAACACAGCCCTCAGGGCAGACACAGCCCGGAAGACTACACAACACAGCCCTCAGGGCAGACACAGCCCGGAAGACTACACAACACAGCCCGGAAGACTACACAACACAGCCCGGAAGACTACACAACACAGCCCTCAGGGCAGACACAGCCCGGAAGACTACACAACACAGCCCGGAAGACTACACAACACAGCCCGGAAGACTACACAACACAGCCCTCAGGGCAGACACAGCCCGGAAGACTACACAACACAGCCCGGAAGACTACACAACACAGCCCGGAAGACTACACAACACAGCCCGGAAGACTACACAACACAGCCCGGAAGACTACACAACACAGCCCTCAGGGCAGACACAGCCCGGAAGACTACACAACACAGCCCGGAAGACTACACAACACAGCCCGGAAGACTACACAACACAGCCCTCAGGGCAGACACAGCCCGGAAGACTACACAACACAGCCCTCAGGGCAGACACAGCCCGGAAGACTACACAACACAGCCCTCAGGGCAGACACAGCCCGGAAGACTACACAACACAGCCCTCAGGGCAGACACAGCCCGGAAGACTACACAACACAGCCCTCAGGGCAGACACAGCCCGGAAGACTACACAACACAGCCCGGAAGACTACACAACACAGCCCGGAAGACTACACAAAACATCCCTCAGGGCAGACACAGCCCAGAAGACTACACAACACAGCCCTCAGGGCAGACACAGCCCGGAAGACTACACAACACAGCCCGGAAGACTACACAACACAGCCCTCAGGGCAGACACAGCCCGGAAGACTACACAACACAGCCCGGAAGACTACACAACACAGCCCGGAAGACTACACAACACAGCCCTCAGGGCAGACACAGCCCGGAAGACTACACAACACAGCCCGGAAGACTACACAACACAGCCCTCAGGGCAGACACAGCCCAGAAGACTACACAACACAGCCCTCAGGGCAGACACAGCCCAGAAGACTACACAACACAGCCCTCAGGGCAGACAGCCCTCAGGGCAGACAGCAACTAAAGAAACGGCATGTTTTTCCTCTCATAACACCAAATGTTAA